In a single window of the Diachasmimorpha longicaudata isolate KC_UGA_2023 chromosome 16, iyDiaLong2, whole genome shotgun sequence genome:
- the LOC135170109 gene encoding cleavage stimulation factor subunit 1 gives MTGQDIVMKDPEVDPKNVIKNRETLYRLMISQLFYDGHQTIAVQLSSLIQADPPCPPSDRLLHLMLMGTAHEPDRAKKTEGPNSNHTPSFTTFDNTLGPGLDLEYETETQTQAPEPAQYETAYVTSHKGNCRAGAFSADGQLIATGSVDASIKILDVDRMLAKSAPDEMTPGDQAGGHPVIRTLYDHLEEVTCLEFHPREPILVSGSRDFSVKLFDYSKASVKKAFRTITDADQIRCLSFHPTGDFLIVGTNHPVIRLYDINTAQCFVCSIPHHQHTAGITSVKYSPDAKTYASAGKDGSIKLWDGVSNRCINTFVKAHDSYEVCSVAFTRNGKYLLSSGKDSLIKLWELSTSRCLIAYTGAGTTGKQEHKAQAIFNHTEDYVMFPDEATTSLCAWNSRNASRKQLLSLGHNGPVRLIVHSPTAPAFLTCSDDFRARFWYRRMPTH, from the exons ATGACTGGACAGGATATCGTCATGAAGGACCCGGAGGTCGACCCCAAGAATGTTATTAAAAACAGGGAGACACTGTATCGTCTGATGATCAG TCAATTATTCTACGACGGTCACCAGACAATAGCAGTCCAGTTATCGAGCCTGATTCAGGCTGATCCCCCCTGTCCTCCCTCGGATCGTCTCCTCCACCTGATGCTCATGGGGACAGCCCATGAGCCAGACAGAGCGAAGAAAACCGAAGGCCCGAACAGTAATCACACACCGTCTTTCACTACCTTCGACAACACCCTGGGCCCAGGACTGGACCTGGAGTACGAGACTGAGACCCAAACACAGGCTCCAGAGCCAGCGCAGTACGAGACAGCCTATGTCACATCGCACAAGGGCAATTGCAGAGCTGGTGCCTTCTCTGCTGATGGACAGCTGATCGCCACAGGCTCAGTCGATGCCTCCATCAAAATCCTGGACGTTGATCGGATGCTCGCCAAGTCAGCACCCGATGAAATGACACCTGGCGATCAGGCTGGTggtcatccagtgatcagaaCACTTTACGATCATCTGGAGGAGGTGACCTGTCTTGAATTTCATCCTCGAGAGCCAATTTTGGTCTCAGGAAGTCGAGATTTCAGTGTCAAATTGTTTGATTACAGCAAAGCCAGTGTCAAGAAGGCATTTAGAACCATCACAGATGCTGATCAGATCAG GTGCCTGTCATTCCATCCAACTGGTGATTTCCTGATTGTGGGGACCAATCATCCTGTCATCAGACTTTACGATATCAACACTGCTCAATGCTTCGTCTGTAGTATTCCTCATCATCAGCACACAGCTGGCATCACCAGTGTTAAATACTCACCAGATGCCAAGACTTACGCCTCTGCTGGGAAGGATGGGAGCATCAAGCTGTGGGATGGGGTCTCCAATAGGTGTATCAACACCTTTGTCAAGGCTCACGACTCCTATGAGGTCTGCTCAGTCGCTTTCACACGTAATGGAAAG TATTTACTATCCTCGGGGAAGGATTCATTGATAAAATTGTGGGAATTATCTACCAGCAGATGTTTAATTGCCTACACTGGAGCTGGAACAACAG GAAAACAAGAGCACAAAGCCCAGGCTATATTCAATCACACGGAGGACTACGTTATGTTCCCTGACGAAGCAACAACATCCCTCTGCGCCTGGAATTCCAGGAATGCATCGAGAAAACAATTACTCTCCCTCGGGCACAATGGCCCTGTTCGATTGATCGTCCACTCACCAACGGCTCCAGCTTTCCTCACCTGCAGTGACGATTTTCGGGCGAGGTTTTGGTACCGACGAATGCCAACGCATTGA
- the LOC135170242 gene encoding DNA-directed RNA polymerase II subunit RPB9, with protein MAGYDTHNDGPGFVGIRFCQECNNMLYPKEDKENKVLMYACRNCDYKQLADSNCIYVNKIMHEIDELTHIVADVISDPTLPRTEEHPCPKCNHREAVFFQAQTRRAEEEMRLYYVCTSVHCSHRWTE; from the exons ATGGCCGGATATGATACACATAATGATGGACCTGGATTTGTGGGGATCAGGTTCTGTCAGGAGTGCAATAATATGTTGTACCCGAAGGAGGACAAGGAGAATAAGGTTCTCATGTATGCT TGCAGAAATTGTGACTACAAACAACTTGCTGACAGCAACTGCATTTATGTCAACAAAATTATGCACGAGATTGA TGAATTGACTCATATTGTGGCTGATGTTATATCTGATCCAACACTCCCAAGGACTGAGGAGCATCCTTGTCCCAAGTGTAATCACCGAGAGGCTGTATTTTTCCAGGCCCAAACCCGAAGAGCGGAAGAGGAAATGAGACTCTACTACGTCTGCACCTCGGTCCACTGCTCTCATCGTTGGActgaatag
- the LOC135170240 gene encoding prostatic spermine-binding protein isoform X2 has product MPARNKRAASKRLSTLERTAQEGEAIMKGMDKSVVEVEGRRRTRSSARGLTSTTPAPSPPKKEKRETVSKATTGTGRGRGRPKRQDKNNDNNTDEEAANNKNEKHEDESPKMEVDDVKEDNDKDDDKNDDGDKEQVDSKTPETNSKDEKSTEESENSAEESKSGIDDKKKEDIKDSSDSSQDATDATGKSETATESQNPSNPTTDEKKE; this is encoded by the exons ATGCCAGCGAGGAATAAGCGAGCGGCTTCAAAACGTTTGTCAACGTTGGAGAGAACAGCTCAAGAGGGCGAGGCAATTATGAAG GGTATGGACAAATCTGTGGTTGAAGTTGAGGGAAGAAGACGTACCCGCAGTTCAGCGCGGGGTTTGACCTCGACAACTCCAGCTCCTTCGCCTCCGAAAAAGGAGAAACGTGAAACAGTATCAAAAGCAACAACTGGTACTGGTCGTGGTCGTGGACGTCCCAAACGACAAGACAAGAACAATGACAACAACACAGATGAGGAAGCGGCAAACAACAAAAATGAGAAGCACGAAGATGAATCACCGAAAATGGAAGTTGACGATGTAAAGGAGGACAACGACAAGGATGACGATAAGAATGACGATGGTGACAAGGAGCAGGTGGATTCGAAAACACCTGAGACAAATTCCAAGGATGAAAAATCAACGGAAGAGTCGGAAAATTCAGCGGAAGAATCAAAAAGTGGGATTGATGATAAGAAGAAGGAGGATATCAAGGATAGTTCAGACTCGAGTCAAGACGCAACTGATGCCACTGGTAAAAGCGAGACTGCAACGGAGTCACAAAATCCCTCCAATCCAACTACTGATGAGAAAAAGGAATAA
- the LOC135170240 gene encoding nucleolin isoform X1, whose amino-acid sequence MSDIKADSKNDNNVDDIPKDQATEVKPMPARNKRAASKRLSTLERTAQEGEAIMKGMDKSVVEVEGRRRTRSSARGLTSTTPAPSPPKKEKRETVSKATTGTGRGRGRPKRQDKNNDNNTDEEAANNKNEKHEDESPKMEVDDVKEDNDKDDDKNDDGDKEQVDSKTPETNSKDEKSTEESENSAEESKSGIDDKKKEDIKDSSDSSQDATDATGKSETATESQNPSNPTTDEKKE is encoded by the exons ATGTCGGATATCAAGGCTGATAGTAAGAACGACAATAACGTCGATGATATACCCAAG GATCAGGCGACGGAGGTAAAGCCAATGCCAGCGAGGAATAAGCGAGCGGCTTCAAAACGTTTGTCAACGTTGGAGAGAACAGCTCAAGAGGGCGAGGCAATTATGAAG GGTATGGACAAATCTGTGGTTGAAGTTGAGGGAAGAAGACGTACCCGCAGTTCAGCGCGGGGTTTGACCTCGACAACTCCAGCTCCTTCGCCTCCGAAAAAGGAGAAACGTGAAACAGTATCAAAAGCAACAACTGGTACTGGTCGTGGTCGTGGACGTCCCAAACGACAAGACAAGAACAATGACAACAACACAGATGAGGAAGCGGCAAACAACAAAAATGAGAAGCACGAAGATGAATCACCGAAAATGGAAGTTGACGATGTAAAGGAGGACAACGACAAGGATGACGATAAGAATGACGATGGTGACAAGGAGCAGGTGGATTCGAAAACACCTGAGACAAATTCCAAGGATGAAAAATCAACGGAAGAGTCGGAAAATTCAGCGGAAGAATCAAAAAGTGGGATTGATGATAAGAAGAAGGAGGATATCAAGGATAGTTCAGACTCGAGTCAAGACGCAACTGATGCCACTGGTAAAAGCGAGACTGCAACGGAGTCACAAAATCCCTCCAATCCAACTACTGATGAGAAAAAGGAATAA
- the LOC135170115 gene encoding transmembrane protein 203: MIFSLNELVHWLGLTIFEIWVNLASLTVFTVLLALKLDGNYFLGFSGWWTVFTPLFIADGLNTYFCAIIFIRMHMEGMIKVGVLRALWSLISLLLVFVFKYLLCKKLSGQSSLEYSEVFSPVFILLQLIAVRACQLH; the protein is encoded by the coding sequence ATGATCTTCTCCCTGAATGAGCTCGTTCACTGGCTGGGCCTGACGATCTTCGAGATCTGGGTGAACCTCGCATCCCTGACGGTGTTCACAGTCCTCTTGGCTCTGAAGCTTGATGGGAACTACTTCCTGGGCTTCTCGGGCTGGTGGACCGTCTTCACTCCCCTTTTCATAGCCGATGGACTCAACACGTACTTCTGCGCCATAATATTCATCAGGATGCACATGGAGGGAATGATCAAGGTGGGTGTCCTGAGGGCCCTCTGGAGTCTCATATCATTGCTTCTGGTCTTCGTGTTCAAGTATCTtctttgtaaaaaattatctggacAGAGCAGTCTCGAGTACTCGGAGGTTTTCAGCCCTGTCTTTATTCTCCTCCAGCTGATCGCTGTCAGGGCCTGTCAGCTTCACTGA
- the LOC135170105 gene encoding uncharacterized protein LOC135170105, producing MDRLANWTHATNGTSIPTQNCVDSSILSLDKLLIAPSLKSVNQDLRWIFPLHSYGFGCLFFILSFYTLFSILNLRSLISSRPFMTTINVFLCLLGVSRSSCLFIDPYNLQQKMPKVIGSILWDVGFPCVTSAFCLIQLAFLQLTQLKFGPERLQKESCLSLIITCHFSCIIASDIALAFHNHFITKYIVQTIFLTWSILLYLTFLHAGYKIMHLLRTLPNNLLTGDHSVANQKGIMQLAMLAPYNNLATSVAAALVPTLLNPKYKTDGNEAVNENEGQKGVSSALEEWPESPELSPKKSEEPATSTVPEVYVRPPTPTPAAVNLPIITVSSPSRRSSIASSRRGSDASKGSRRGSDTSKGSRRGSDCSVRFTHDGASQGEGSSRPITPEGIQRRYSDMPTPTGSNKDLRRCSDFTHEKNRSSQFATKLRRNSDFGNRTPKRMITSEAPRLSKVLDVSPVGSRRNSDISGLAAVKAPESRRNSDVSYRRNSEFTGITPLVINRRSSDVSIRTLDKSPTHFQTSIPKIEIPEKSESDSDHPDCNEKAALMAIDEAKDKPEDGKHRKKSLSWKNVEVLKGEEDITAASTLLPEGDRVASDFTLHAILNHIAYVNRTKSDVPLHIPEASTAAARKCQIKRVLNVTYATAIMGIILCVADNVRVFGPYGLLGEALRYGKSSGTVEYPKPWPWLIYQTICRALELIMGCAMASITKQPSVSPRHQYFNNYRSYSAGLKPQPFI from the exons ATGGATAGACTGGCTAATTGGACGCACG CCACAAATGGAACATCAATTCCCACTCAGAACTGTGTCGACTCCAGTATTTTATCACTGGACAAACTCCTCATAGCTCCATCACTGAAATCGGTGAATCAAGACCTGAGATGGATATTTCCCCTCCACAGTTACGGCTTCGGCTGTCTCTTCTTCATCCTCAGCTTCTACacacttttttcaattttgaatctCAG ATCTCTCATCTCGAGTCGGCCGTTTATGACAACTATCAACGTCTTTCTGTGTTTGCTGGGTGTCTCAAGGTCCAGCTGCCTCTTCATAGATCCTTACAATCTTCAACAG AAAATGCCGAAGGTAATTGGCTCAATACTGTGGGACGTGGGTTTTCCCTGTGTGACCTCGGCGTTCTGCCTCATCCAGCTAGCCTTCCTGCAGCTGACCCAG CTTAAATTCGGACCAGAGAGGCTGCAGAAGGAGTCGTGCCTGAGTCTGATCATAACGTGCCACTTCTCCTGCATAATAGCCAGCGATATAGCCCTTGCATTTCACAATCACTTTATAACAAAGTACATCGTACAAACAATTTTCCTCACCTGGAGTATACTTCTGTACCTGACCTTCCTCCATGCTGGATACAAGATCATGCATCTGCTGAGAACATTGCCGAATAATTTACTGACGGGTGATCATTCTGTGGCTAATCAGAAGGGAATAATGCAGTTGGCGATGCTCGCGCCCTACAATAATCTAGCCACTTCTGTCGCAGCGGCCTTGGTGCCAACCTTGCTCAATCCCAAATACAAAACTGACGGCAATGAGGCCGTCAATGAAAACGAGGGCCAGAAAG GTGTCTCATCAGCCCTGGAAGAGTGGCCAGAGTCTCCGGAGCTTTCGCCGAAAAAGTCGGAGGAGCCGGCTACGTCGACGGTTCCGGAGGTGTACGTAAGACCACCAACCCCAACCCCAGCGGCAGTTAATCTTCCAATAATCACAGTATCGAGCCCCAGCAGGCGAAGTTCAATCGCCAGCAGTCGAAGGGGCAGCGATGCCTCCAAAGGGTCACGCAGGGGCAGCGACACCTCAAAAGGCTCACGCAGGGGCTCCGATTGCAGCGTCAGATTCACTCACGACGGTGCCTCCCAGGGGGAGGGAAGCAGCAGACCTATCACACCGGAGGGAATACAAAGGCGATATTCGGACATGCCAACGCCAACCGGGAGCAATAAGGACCTGAGGAGATGCTCTGATTTTACTCACGAGAAGAACAGGAGCTCCCAATTCGCCACCAAACTCAGACGAAACTCGGATTTTGGAAATAGAACACCCAAGAGGATGATCACCAGTGAGGCACCGAGACTGTCGAAGGTGCTGGATGTCAGTCCTGTTG GATCCCGCAGAAATTCCGACATCAGTGGTCTCGCCGCGGTGAAGGCGCCCGAGTCCCGCAGGAATTCCGACGTCTCCTACCGTCGCAACTCGGAATTTACCGGGATAACGCCGCTGGTGATAAATCGCCGAAGCAGTGACGTGAGCATTAGAACCCTCGACAAAAGTCCCACTCATTTTCAGACgtcaattccaaaaattgagatccCAGAGAAATCTGAATCGGACTCCGATCACCCGGATTGCAACGAGAAGGCGGCGCTGATGGCGATTGACGAGGCCAAGGACAAGCCGGAGGATGGCAAGCACAGGAAGAAGAGCTTGTCGTGGAAGAATGTTGAGGTACTCAAGGGGGAGGAGGATATCACTGCTGCCAGCACTCTCCTCCCCGAGGGGGACAGAGTCGCCAGTGATTTTACACTTCATGCGATTTTAAATCACATCGCTTACGTGAATCGCACGAAATCCGATGTTCCACTTCACATACCGGAAGCCAGTACCGCAGCCGCCAGGAAGTGCCAGATCAAGAGAGTTCTTAACGTCACCTACGCTACTGCTATCATGGGGATAATTCTCTGCGTTGCTGATAACGTCAGGGTTTTTGGGCCTTACG GTCTGCTGGGTGAAGCCCTGAGGTACGGAAAATCCTCTGGTACCGTGGAATACCCAAAGCCATGGCCCTGGCTTATCTACCAAACAATTTGCCGCGCATTGGAACTGATTATGGGATGTGCAATGGCCAGCATAACAAAGCAACCCTCGGTGAGTCCTCGGCACCAGTACTTCAATAATTACCGCAGCTACAGCGCGGGCTTGAAGCCACAACCCTTCATCTAA
- the Rpp20 gene encoding ribonuclease P protein subunit p20, with amino-acid sequence MRLICLLLNIGGDCTHSRSSTADSDWLGAITPGETANSRPPGFLKQQRCHVGLNYDRMADGREDNKFEKLISAGNRSSRKNFNDSEHILRKRPPYAFPKRSKDVYATNKTAFKAQLTVCEKLLDSGEPEIIIHGLGAAISRACNLALQLKKNSSGTLDIDIRTSTVPLIDDFEPLKDDLDCEVNTRNNSAIHIRVFRTVVIGPLKYA; translated from the exons ATGCGTTTGATTTGTTTGCTGCTGAATATCGGTGGCGATTGCACTCACTCGCGCTCGTCTACTGCAGACTCGGATTGGCTGGGAGCAATTACCCCAGGAGAAACCGCCAATAGCCGTCCTCCGGGGTTTCTAAAGCAGCAGAGGTGTCACGTGGGACTCAACTATGACAGAATGGCTGATGGACGAGAGGATAATAAATTCGAGAAGTTGATAAGTGCTGGAAACAGATCGTCcagaaagaatttcaatgattctGAACATATCCTGAGGAAACGACCGCCTTATGCTTTCCCGAAGAGGAGCAAGGACGTCTATGCCACAAACAAAACGGCTTTCAAG GCACAATTGACGGTCTGCGAAAAACTACTGGATTCAGGAGAGCCAGAGATTATAATTCACGGATTAGGAGCTGCGATTAGTCGAGCCTGCAATCTAGCCCTTCAActcaagaaaaattctagtggAACGTTGGACATCGACATACGCACGTCGACAGTCCCTTTGATCG ACGATTTCGAGCCTCTGAAGGATGATCTGGACTGTGAAGTGAACACCCGCAACAATTCCGCAATCCACATCAGAGTATTCCGAACAGTAGTGATAGGTCCTCTGAAATATGCCTAA